One Salmo salar chromosome ssa01, Ssal_v3.1, whole genome shotgun sequence DNA window includes the following coding sequences:
- the b3galt9 gene encoding beta-1,3-galactosyltransferase 9, whose translation MQFSLCRLRTHQWCFLLFNVLLFHALLFGADFVEEYILQPTPGVYTDGTVLDVRERARKLDLSGTRGNESQYYPITNPNACLNSDLFLLTIVFSSPSNHTQRNAVRATWANQTRVQSFAVRTLFFLGLSPSTATQETVMTESGRYGDMVQGYVNDSPHGQAEREVLALRWVVAFCPVARFVLITEDSVFVNLPALGGYLLGLRRHPEDLYLGRVMHKDTPDRDPSSPSYLAPALYPDRYLPDYCARTASVLSQDVVRKVYVASAGVRAALPADVFVGLCAWKAGVVPTHSARFSGEKHIHYNDCCYRYLFNTPGMGSEELGTVWADLGQEDGGCSLLKTYYGLVACKALTYLDKLSFFNSKGQED comes from the exons ATGCAG ttctcTCTGTGCAGGTTGCGTACCCACCAGTGGTGTTTCCTGCTCTTCAATGTGCTTCTGTTCCATGCCCTGTTGTTTGGGGCTGACTTCGTAGAGGAGTACATTCTCCAGCCCACCCCAGGGGTGTACACAGATGGAACAGTCCTGGACGTGAGGGAGAGGGCCCGTAAACTAGACCTGAGTGGGACCAGGGGGAATGAGTCCCAGTATTACCCCATTACAAACCCAAATGCCTGCCTGAACAGTGACCTCTTCCTCCTCACCATCGTCTTCAGTTCCCCAAGCAATCACACCCAGAGGAACGCGGTAAGGGCCACTTGGGCCAACCAAACACGCGTCCAGAGTTTCGCCGTGAGAACACTCTTCTTCCTGGGATTGTCACCCTCCACCGCCACCCAGGAGACTGTTATGACGGAGTCCGGTCGCTATGGTGACATGGTCCAAGGATACGTGAATGACTCTCCTCATGGTCAGGCTGAGAGGGAGGTGTTGGCGTTACGGTGGGTGGTGGCTTTCTGCCCAGTAGCCAGGTTCGTCCTGATCACAGAGGACTCTGTGTTTGTCAACCTCCCTGCATTAGGGGGTTACCTACTGGGGCTAAGAAGGCACCCTGAAGACCTCTACTTGGGGAGGGTAATGCACAAAGACACCCCCGACCGAGACCCCTCCAGTCCAAGCTACTTAGCTCCAGCCCTCTATCCAGACAG GTATCTCCCAGACTACTGTGCCAGAACTGCCTCTGTCCTCTCCCAGGATGTGGTCAGGAAGGTGTATGTGGCATCAGCTGGGGTCCGTGCCGCCCTTCCCGCTGATGTGTTTGTGGGCCTGTGTGCCTGGAAGGCCGGGGTGGTACCCACCCACAGTGCACGCTTCTCAGGGGAGAAACACATTCATTATAATGACTGCTGTTATCGCTACCTGTTCAACACCCCAGGGATGGGGAGTGAGGAGCTTGGGACAGTGTGGGCAGATCTGGGCCAGGAAGATGGAGGATGTTCCCTTCTAAAGACCTACTATGGCCTGGTGGCTTGCAAGGCTCTCACTTACCTGGACAAACTGTCCTTCTTCAACTCAAAGGGACAGGAAGACTGA